In Bacillus cereus ATCC 14579, a single window of DNA contains:
- a CDS encoding ABC transporter permease, translating into MGAYEINDQLLTNEEKKELTINKDQQKISRKKEVFRKFVSNPIAVLGSVTLLLIIVFSLVGESLTPFTASEQVKEATNLPPSSEHWFGTDDLGRDIWARTWAGGKISLTVGLVAAALDIGLGVLIGGFSGYVRGRNRLGTLIDEWIIRGIEVLYGIPYLLIVILLLIVMKPGLFTIIIALALTGWIGMARLVRAQVLSLKQREFVIAAERLGTSHMKIIYGHLIPNLTGIIIVNLSFTIPAAIFSESFLSFIGLGVQSPAASWGTMTNDALGTLLSGEWWQLFFPAIMIALIMFAFNAIGDGLQDAIDPKIVKRNRKEKKHGTALIFRKRNVSR; encoded by the coding sequence ATGGGAGCTTATGAAATTAATGACCAGTTATTAACAAATGAAGAGAAGAAAGAATTAACGATAAATAAAGATCAGCAAAAGATTAGCCGAAAGAAAGAAGTGTTTCGTAAGTTTGTATCGAATCCAATCGCAGTTTTAGGATCAGTGACGTTATTACTCATTATTGTTTTCTCACTTGTTGGTGAAAGTTTAACGCCATTTACTGCGAGTGAACAAGTAAAAGAGGCAACAAACTTACCACCTAGTAGTGAGCATTGGTTCGGAACAGATGATTTGGGAAGAGATATATGGGCACGTACTTGGGCTGGCGGGAAAATTTCATTAACAGTTGGATTAGTGGCAGCTGCTCTTGATATAGGACTTGGTGTGCTAATCGGAGGATTTAGTGGATATGTGAGAGGGCGCAATCGCCTTGGGACATTAATTGATGAGTGGATTATACGAGGAATCGAAGTGTTATACGGTATCCCGTATTTATTAATTGTTATTTTACTATTAATTGTTATGAAACCAGGTCTTTTTACCATTATCATCGCCCTTGCATTAACAGGATGGATTGGTATGGCACGTCTCGTTAGGGCGCAAGTCTTATCTTTAAAACAAAGAGAGTTTGTTATTGCAGCGGAGCGATTAGGTACATCCCATATGAAAATTATATACGGGCATTTAATTCCGAACTTAACGGGCATTATTATCGTAAATTTATCATTTACAATTCCCGCAGCTATTTTCTCAGAATCATTTTTAAGCTTTATCGGACTAGGAGTGCAATCACCGGCAGCAAGCTGGGGGACGATGACGAATGATGCACTTGGGACATTATTGAGTGGAGAATGGTGGCAGCTATTCTTCCCAGCAATCATGATTGCGCTCATTATGTTCGCATTTAATGCGATTGGTGATGGTTTACAAGATGCAATTGATCCAAAAATCGTAAAACGGAATCGAAAGGAGAAAAAACATGGGACAGCTCTTATCTTTAGAAAACGTAACGTTAGCCGTTGA
- a CDS encoding ABC transporter ATP-binding protein: MGQLLSLENVTLAVEKENSNQAIVKHVSFSISEGEIVALVGESGSGKSVTAQSIIGLNQESIHIDDGNISFESKELTNLQESEWNQIRGKDISFIFQDPLSSLNPTMKVGRQITEVILQHEKKSKKEAKEIAINLLNDLGIHEAEKRFEQYPHQLSGGMRQRICLAIAFACHPKLVIADEPTTALDVTIQKQIMELLKERKEKKNTSILLITHDLALVREVADRVVVMYGGRVVEKGTIEEVIGSPKHPYTKSLLQAIPNMDDSEKVLRAIEGTTPSIETLNSFGCPFVNRCPVAIKECIHRFPERTTYSKEHSSHCWQHVLEHNKAKSKEKVNAS; encoded by the coding sequence ATGGGACAGCTCTTATCTTTAGAAAACGTAACGTTAGCCGTTGAAAAAGAGAATAGTAACCAAGCAATTGTGAAGCATGTTTCCTTTTCTATTAGCGAAGGTGAAATAGTTGCACTTGTAGGAGAAAGTGGTTCAGGGAAAAGTGTTACAGCACAATCTATTATCGGCTTAAATCAAGAATCAATTCATATTGATGATGGAAATATATCTTTTGAATCAAAGGAATTAACGAATCTACAAGAATCAGAATGGAATCAAATTCGAGGGAAAGATATTTCGTTTATCTTTCAAGACCCACTTTCATCTTTAAATCCGACGATGAAGGTGGGAAGGCAAATTACAGAGGTGATTTTGCAACACGAAAAGAAATCGAAAAAAGAAGCAAAAGAAATTGCGATTAACTTATTAAATGATTTAGGGATACATGAAGCAGAGAAACGCTTTGAACAGTACCCACATCAATTAAGTGGAGGCATGAGGCAACGTATTTGTTTAGCAATCGCATTTGCCTGCCACCCCAAACTCGTTATTGCGGATGAACCTACGACAGCATTAGATGTAACAATTCAAAAGCAAATTATGGAGTTATTAAAGGAAAGAAAGGAAAAGAAAAATACGAGTATTTTACTAATTACGCACGATTTAGCACTTGTACGTGAAGTAGCGGATCGAGTAGTTGTGATGTATGGAGGACGTGTTGTTGAAAAAGGAACGATAGAGGAAGTGATAGGTTCCCCTAAACATCCATACACAAAAAGCTTATTACAAGCAATTCCGAATATGGATGATTCTGAAAAAGTATTACGTGCAATAGAAGGGACGACACCTTCCATTGAGACGTTAAATAGCTTTGGTTGTCCTTTTGTAAATCGTTGTCCAGTAGCGATAAAAGAATGTATTCATCGTTTCCCAGAGAGAACAACATATTCCAAGGAGCATAGTTCACATTGCTGGCAACATGTTCTGGAGCATAATAAAGCGAAATCAAAAGAGAAGGTGAATGCCTCATGA
- a CDS encoding ABC transporter ATP-binding protein, translating to MTTDLITVKQVTKTYGSKNKEIAALKDISLSIPKGTTLGIIGESGSGKTTLGKLIAGIESPTSGEIDYNGQVVHKLKATHKRDFLQKVQFIFQDSTAALNPRWKVRDSVTEGYISFGLGDKGLKDKVAGDALERVGLDRRYIERYPHEFSGGQRQRIAIARALLCEPEVLILDEPISALDVSLQIQIVHLLQKIQKEQGYTYLFIAHDLPMVHYLCEKVAVLYKGELVEFGNTDEVFRNPQHSYTKTLLASTSKISG from the coding sequence ATGACGACAGATTTAATTACTGTAAAGCAAGTAACAAAAACATATGGAAGTAAAAATAAAGAAATCGCAGCGTTAAAAGACATATCACTTTCTATCCCGAAAGGAACAACGCTTGGCATTATTGGAGAAAGTGGTTCAGGAAAAACAACACTTGGTAAGCTCATAGCTGGGATTGAGAGCCCAACGTCTGGTGAAATTGATTATAACGGTCAAGTTGTTCACAAGTTGAAGGCAACTCATAAACGTGATTTCTTACAGAAAGTACAGTTTATTTTTCAAGATTCCACAGCAGCATTAAATCCGCGCTGGAAAGTACGCGATAGCGTAACGGAAGGCTATATTTCATTTGGTTTAGGTGATAAAGGATTGAAAGATAAAGTAGCAGGTGATGCGCTAGAGCGTGTTGGGTTAGATAGACGATATATTGAGCGCTATCCGCACGAATTTAGCGGAGGACAACGTCAACGAATTGCTATTGCAAGAGCGTTATTGTGTGAGCCGGAAGTATTAATTCTTGATGAACCAATTTCGGCATTAGATGTTTCGCTTCAAATCCAAATTGTGCACTTGCTGCAAAAAATTCAAAAGGAACAAGGTTATACATATTTATTTATCGCGCACGATTTACCGATGGTTCACTATTTATGTGAAAAAGTAGCTGTCTTATACAAAGGAGAACTTGTTGAATTTGGAAATACGGACGAAGTATTCCGTAATCCACAACATTCTTATACAAAAACACTATTGGCATCAACATCAAAAATTTCAGGTTAA
- a CDS encoding peptide ABC transporter substrate-binding protein, with amino-acid sequence MKKFLLFVIMTVLAITSVACGKKETQKASAGKGEGDRLVTNIGSDPYTLDSAIATDSTSGYVIGHLFSSLYTQDSDGKYQNELAEKEEVNANGTEYTIHLKKDIKWSDGSPITANDFEFAWKRLLNPKTGSMNATEMYFIKGAEAYNTGKGEEGQVGIQVVDPQTLKVTLEHPVSSIKQKLASSLFIPLSKKSIDDNNKLKTDPKELITNGPFTLKEWKHNQAITVQKNKEYYDKKVTLKEIEFRIIPDSKTAYQLYKSKELDLLSSLPQEMIEKEKGNKEYKRVAGFSSYIYSFNVEKEPFTNAKVRKAFSLAVDRKFIVEKLYKNNAQEANAFVPEGAKTQSGRDFRKEKGGYVKFDPAEAKKLLEEGMKEQGWSTLPEVTLKFTTDTQHKKVAEAMQEMFKKNLGVDIKLENKEWKSYIDTYKQSDFQLAYMGWGGSLLDPITKLDLYAGDGPNNYAKWHNKEFDALVKKAEVEQNEDKRFDLLHKAEDIMFTDSPLIPIIFPSDSYLQKQTVSGLQYYVGSKPDLRYAKIKK; translated from the coding sequence ATGAAGAAGTTTTTACTGTTTGTCATTATGACTGTTTTAGCAATTACTTCTGTCGCTTGCGGTAAGAAAGAGACGCAAAAGGCGAGTGCTGGTAAGGGAGAAGGAGATCGATTAGTAACGAATATTGGTAGCGATCCATATACACTTGATTCCGCTATTGCGACAGATAGTACTTCAGGTTATGTAATTGGACATTTATTCTCAAGCTTATATACGCAAGATAGTGATGGAAAATATCAAAATGAATTAGCAGAGAAAGAAGAAGTAAATGCTAATGGAACTGAGTATACAATTCATTTAAAGAAAGATATTAAATGGTCAGATGGTTCTCCTATTACAGCAAATGATTTTGAATTTGCATGGAAGCGATTATTAAATCCGAAAACGGGTTCTATGAATGCGACAGAAATGTATTTTATTAAAGGGGCAGAGGCATACAATACTGGAAAAGGTGAAGAAGGACAAGTTGGTATTCAAGTTGTTGATCCTCAAACATTAAAGGTAACACTTGAGCACCCAGTGTCTTCCATTAAACAAAAATTAGCAAGCTCATTATTCATTCCATTATCAAAAAAATCAATTGATGATAATAATAAATTAAAAACAGATCCAAAAGAGTTAATTACGAACGGACCATTCACATTAAAAGAATGGAAGCATAATCAGGCTATTACGGTACAAAAAAATAAAGAATACTATGATAAAAAGGTAACATTAAAAGAAATTGAGTTTCGTATTATTCCAGATTCTAAAACAGCGTACCAATTATACAAATCAAAAGAATTAGATTTACTAAGTAGTTTACCGCAAGAAATGATTGAGAAAGAAAAAGGAAATAAAGAATATAAACGTGTTGCAGGATTTTCATCTTATATTTATTCGTTTAACGTAGAAAAAGAGCCGTTCACAAATGCGAAAGTACGTAAAGCATTCTCATTAGCAGTTGATCGTAAGTTTATTGTTGAAAAACTGTATAAAAACAATGCACAAGAAGCAAATGCATTCGTTCCAGAAGGAGCAAAAACACAAAGTGGGCGTGATTTCCGTAAAGAAAAAGGTGGTTACGTTAAATTTGATCCAGCAGAAGCGAAAAAATTATTAGAAGAAGGTATGAAAGAACAAGGCTGGTCTACATTACCTGAAGTAACATTAAAATTCACTACAGATACACAACATAAAAAAGTAGCAGAAGCAATGCAAGAAATGTTTAAGAAAAATCTTGGCGTAGATATTAAATTAGAAAATAAAGAGTGGAAGAGTTACATCGACACATATAAGCAAAGTGATTTCCAATTAGCTTATATGGGATGGGGCGGTTCTCTATTAGACCCAATTACTAAATTAGATTTATATGCAGGTGATGGTCCAAACAATTATGCAAAATGGCATAATAAAGAATTTGATGCTTTAGTGAAGAAAGCAGAAGTAGAACAAAATGAAGATAAGCGTTTTGATTTATTGCATAAAGCGGAAGATATTATGTTTACAGATTCACCATTAATTCCAATTATATTCCCGTCGGATTCCTATTTACAAAAACAAACGGTATCTGGACTTCAATATTATGTTGGATCTAAACCAGATTTAAGATATGCAAAAATAAAGAAGTAG
- a CDS encoding YusW family protein, which translates to MRILLSVLLALMLVPALTGCKAPAKEDTTSNKKTTEEAKNEAPADLKLNFNEFDLKADYQDTKKDYEADYKNVAADKKMEAKIEDHKADVKLTGDEAITKLSPLLQELKFDKDTPDQEVIDQVVNVFKLDKDYQKFDLEVVFSDGTKKEYKREIK; encoded by the coding sequence ATGAGAATTCTACTATCAGTTTTATTAGCTCTTATGCTAGTACCTGCATTAACAGGATGTAAAGCTCCTGCCAAAGAAGACACAACTTCTAATAAAAAGACGACTGAAGAAGCAAAAAATGAGGCTCCTGCAGATTTAAAACTAAACTTCAATGAATTCGATTTAAAGGCAGACTACCAAGATACAAAGAAAGACTACGAAGCAGACTATAAAAATGTAGCAGCTGACAAGAAAATGGAAGCAAAAATTGAAGATCATAAAGCAGATGTAAAATTAACAGGAGACGAGGCTATCACAAAATTAAGCCCACTTCTACAAGAATTAAAATTTGATAAAGATACTCCTGACCAAGAAGTAATCGATCAAGTAGTGAACGTGTTCAAACTTGATAAAGACTATCAAAAATTCGATTTAGAAGTTGTCTTCTCTGATGGAACGAAAAAAGAATATAAAAGAGAAATAAAATAA
- a CDS encoding helix-turn-helix transcriptional regulator yields MHEEYKEIIKKSIEYIENHLHEELTTERVASHSAVSMYHFHRIFQRYVGMSVTDYIRKRRLTHAAQVLVSTERAVIDIAVQYGFSSQEAFTRAFKRMFQLPPKKYRKYFQSFYIEREGVSMQKGIPKGWILSGSHPAEYEMGLDYEVVHQGKVSAYIKAKENVTHGGFSTLMQMFRADKYVGKRLRFTAFIKSENVRDWAGLWMRVDGKDTEPLAMDNMQNRPIKNTNNWQSYSVVLDIKEEALGIAFGVLLSGEGCVWLDSIRFDEVDEKIPSTDLAENFYETLLEDPVNLQFEEVEK; encoded by the coding sequence ATGCATGAAGAATATAAAGAGATAATAAAAAAATCAATTGAATATATAGAGAATCACTTACATGAGGAGCTTACAACAGAAAGAGTGGCATCCCACAGTGCAGTATCGATGTACCATTTTCATCGCATCTTTCAAAGATATGTTGGGATGAGTGTAACAGATTATATTCGAAAGAGAAGGTTAACTCATGCTGCGCAAGTTTTAGTGTCAACGGAGAGAGCTGTTATTGATATTGCAGTGCAATACGGTTTTTCCTCACAAGAGGCATTTACGAGAGCTTTTAAAAGAATGTTTCAATTGCCACCAAAGAAATATCGAAAGTACTTTCAGTCATTTTATATAGAAAGAGAGGGTGTTTCAATGCAAAAAGGTATACCGAAAGGATGGATCTTAAGTGGAAGTCATCCTGCTGAATATGAGATGGGTTTAGATTATGAAGTTGTCCATCAAGGAAAAGTATCTGCATACATAAAAGCAAAAGAGAATGTTACGCATGGAGGATTTTCAACATTAATGCAAATGTTCCGAGCGGATAAATATGTAGGGAAGAGATTACGTTTTACAGCATTTATTAAGAGTGAAAATGTAAGAGATTGGGCAGGATTGTGGATGCGAGTAGATGGAAAAGATACAGAACCGCTCGCTATGGATAATATGCAAAATCGCCCCATTAAAAATACGAATAACTGGCAATCGTACTCGGTTGTATTAGATATAAAAGAAGAAGCACTTGGTATTGCATTTGGTGTTTTATTATCAGGAGAAGGTTGTGTGTGGCTAGATAGTATTCGATTTGATGAAGTAGATGAAAAAATCCCTTCAACAGATTTGGCAGAGAACTTTTATGAAACACTTTTAGAAGATCCGGTGAATCTACAGTTTGAAGAAGTAGAAAAATAA
- a CDS encoding peptide ABC transporter substrate-binding protein produces the protein MKKKVVPVVASVLGASLLLTACGGNKDNASGAKANDKAPDKQAINLSFASEIPTMDVAKATDGESMNVMRNVFEGLYAMGEDNKPVPGVAESVDISPDKTKYTFHLRDSKWSNGTPVTAKDFAFAWQRAVNPDTAAEYAFLFFDIKNAKQINQKQLPIDQLGVKAVDDKTLEVQLDRPVPYFLSLTTFSTFLPINEEYLKSQGDKYGLETNHLIYNGAFTLDNWKHEQSFQLKKNPNYWDAKTVKLEEINFNVVKDKSTEVNLYDSGQIDRVALTAEFVDKYKSDPNFKERAEVGIQFLRLNQKNETLKNQHARLAINGAMNKKAYVETILNNGAVPAEGMVPAKFAKSPEGNDFRKENGNLVKDDVKTAKENWKKAKQELGTDKVTIELLTSDNALAKKTGEYLKGELEKNLDGLTVNLKPQPRKQQLKLLLSGDYEIGIDGWGPDFADPITFLDLFTTDSAYNFDKYSNKEYDELIHKVKTDLAGDEKARFEAMKQAEKILLQDGAVAPLYQQGRSYLQRSFIKGLVTTDFGGEFNYKWTEVTK, from the coding sequence ATGAAGAAAAAAGTTGTACCTGTTGTTGCATCTGTTTTAGGGGCAAGTCTATTACTAACTGCTTGCGGGGGAAATAAAGATAATGCAAGCGGAGCGAAAGCAAACGATAAAGCACCTGATAAACAGGCAATTAACTTATCATTCGCTTCAGAAATTCCAACAATGGATGTTGCAAAAGCAACGGATGGGGAATCCATGAACGTAATGCGTAATGTTTTTGAAGGGCTATATGCAATGGGAGAAGATAATAAACCGGTTCCTGGTGTCGCTGAGTCGGTTGACATTAGTCCCGATAAAACAAAATATACATTCCATCTCCGTGATTCAAAATGGTCAAACGGTACTCCTGTTACAGCAAAGGACTTTGCCTTCGCTTGGCAACGTGCCGTAAATCCTGATACAGCAGCTGAATACGCATTCTTATTCTTCGATATAAAGAATGCGAAACAAATAAACCAAAAACAATTGCCAATTGATCAACTAGGGGTCAAAGCTGTTGATGATAAAACGTTAGAAGTACAACTAGACCGTCCTGTTCCCTACTTCTTAAGCTTAACTACATTCTCAACATTCTTACCAATTAATGAAGAGTACTTAAAGTCTCAAGGCGATAAATATGGTTTAGAAACAAATCATTTAATTTATAACGGTGCTTTCACATTAGATAACTGGAAACATGAACAAAGCTTCCAATTGAAGAAAAATCCTAACTATTGGGATGCTAAAACTGTAAAATTAGAAGAAATCAACTTCAATGTCGTTAAAGATAAGTCTACAGAAGTGAACTTATATGATTCAGGACAAATTGATCGTGTTGCTTTAACTGCAGAGTTTGTTGATAAATATAAGAGCGATCCAAACTTCAAAGAACGCGCTGAAGTCGGTATTCAATTCTTACGATTAAATCAGAAAAATGAAACATTAAAAAATCAACATGCACGCCTTGCTATTAACGGCGCAATGAATAAAAAAGCTTACGTAGAAACAATCTTAAATAACGGCGCTGTTCCAGCTGAAGGAATGGTTCCTGCGAAATTTGCAAAGAGCCCAGAAGGCAATGACTTCCGTAAAGAAAATGGAAATCTAGTCAAGGATGATGTGAAAACAGCGAAAGAAAACTGGAAAAAAGCAAAACAAGAACTTGGTACTGACAAAGTAACAATCGAACTATTAACAAGTGACAATGCTTTAGCTAAAAAGACTGGTGAATATTTAAAAGGTGAATTAGAAAAGAACCTAGATGGATTAACAGTGAATTTAAAACCACAACCACGTAAACAACAGCTAAAACTACTATTAAGTGGTGACTATGAAATTGGTATTGACGGCTGGGGCCCTGACTTCGCTGATCCAATTACATTCTTAGATTTATTTACAACAGATAGTGCTTATAACTTCGATAAATACTCTAACAAAGAGTACGATGAGCTAATTCATAAAGTGAAAACAGATTTAGCTGGCGATGAAAAAGCACGCTTTGAAGCAATGAAGCAAGCTGAAAAAATTCTATTACAAGACGGCGCTGTCGCTCCTTTATACCAACAAGGCCGTTCTTACTTACAACGCTCTTTCATTAAAGGACTTGTAACAACTGACTTCGGTGGTGAGTTTAACTACAAGTGGACAGAAGTTACAAAATAA
- a CDS encoding peptide ABC transporter substrate-binding protein, which yields MKKKFVPGIASVVGVSILLTGCGSYKNEASGANAKDEAPSKQVLNLSSPTEIRTMDTARATDTDSGQVMRNVFEGLYNLGEGNKPVPGVAKSHEVSGDKTKYTFHLRDSKWSNGTPVTAKDFVFAWQRAVDPATASEYAFLFFDIKNATKINNKELPADQLGVKAVDDHTFEVELERPVPYFISLTAFPTFLPINEEFFKVQGDKYALEDNTILYNGAFTLSDWKHEQSFKFKKNPTYWDKDTVKLEEINFNVVKEKSTEVNLFESKQLDRIKLTSDFVDKYKKDANFKERPNVGVQFLRMNQQNKVLQNVSARQAIDQTIDRKSVVNTLLNDGSTPTFGLVPKNFAKGPEGKDFRTANGDLTKVDTKSAQELWKKAKQELGSEKITLELLTSDADLDKKTGEFLKGQLEKNLDGLTVNIKPQPRKQQVSLLLKGDYEIGIDGWSPDFADPITFLELFTTNNPYNLDHYSNKEFDETIAKVKTTLAGDEKARWEALLASEKILFKDSVIAPLYQKGESYLERSYVKGIVQVDFAGQLNFKWAKIEK from the coding sequence ATGAAAAAGAAGTTTGTACCCGGTATTGCATCAGTTGTAGGAGTAAGTATTTTATTAACTGGTTGCGGTAGTTATAAAAACGAAGCAAGCGGAGCAAATGCAAAAGACGAGGCACCTAGTAAACAGGTTTTAAACTTATCTTCACCTACTGAAATACGAACAATGGATACGGCTCGTGCTACAGATACTGATTCTGGTCAAGTAATGAGAAACGTATTTGAAGGTTTGTATAATCTTGGTGAAGGTAACAAACCTGTTCCTGGTGTTGCAAAATCTCATGAAGTAAGTGGCGATAAAACGAAATACACATTCCATTTGCGAGATTCAAAATGGTCAAACGGCACTCCTGTTACAGCTAAAGATTTTGTGTTCGCTTGGCAACGTGCCGTAGATCCAGCAACAGCCTCTGAATATGCATTTTTATTCTTTGATATTAAAAACGCAACAAAAATTAACAACAAAGAACTTCCAGCCGACCAACTTGGTGTAAAAGCAGTTGATGACCATACGTTTGAGGTAGAATTAGAGCGTCCTGTTCCTTATTTTATTAGCTTAACAGCGTTCCCAACATTTCTACCAATTAATGAGGAATTCTTTAAAGTACAAGGTGATAAGTATGCTTTAGAAGATAATACAATCTTGTACAATGGAGCTTTTACACTAAGCGATTGGAAGCACGAACAAAGCTTTAAATTTAAGAAGAACCCTACCTATTGGGATAAAGATACTGTCAAACTAGAAGAAATCAATTTTAATGTCGTAAAAGAAAAATCAACAGAAGTAAATTTATTCGAGTCAAAACAATTAGATCGTATAAAACTAACATCTGACTTCGTCGATAAATATAAAAAGGATGCTAACTTTAAAGAACGTCCAAACGTAGGCGTACAATTTTTACGTATGAATCAACAAAACAAAGTACTTCAAAACGTTTCTGCACGCCAAGCAATTGATCAAACAATTGATAGAAAATCCGTTGTAAATACGTTATTAAATGATGGCTCTACACCAACATTTGGTCTCGTTCCAAAAAACTTTGCAAAAGGACCTGAAGGAAAAGACTTCCGTACTGCAAACGGCGATTTAACAAAAGTTGATACAAAATCTGCACAAGAGTTATGGAAAAAAGCTAAACAAGAGCTTGGTTCTGAAAAGATAACATTAGAATTATTAACGAGTGATGCTGACCTTGATAAGAAAACTGGTGAATTCTTAAAAGGACAACTAGAAAAGAATCTAGATGGATTAACAGTAAATATAAAACCTCAGCCGCGTAAGCAACAAGTTTCGCTTTTATTAAAAGGTGACTACGAAATCGGAATTGATGGCTGGAGCCCTGACTTTGCGGATCCAATTACATTCCTTGAGCTATTTACAACGAATAACCCTTATAACTTAGATCATTACTCTAATAAGGAATTCGATGAAACAATAGCAAAAGTGAAAACAACTTTAGCTGGTGATGAAAAAGCTCGCTGGGAAGCATTACTAGCATCCGAGAAAATATTATTTAAAGACTCTGTTATCGCTCCTCTTTACCAAAAAGGCGAATCTTATTTAGAACGTTCTTATGTGAAAGGAATTGTGCAAGTAGACTTTGCAGGTCAATTAAACTTCAAGTGGGCAAAAATTGAAAAATAA
- a CDS encoding aldo/keto reductase — MILTNLKDYTTLHNGVKMPWFGLGVFKVEDGSEVIDSVKAAIKNGYRSIDTAAIYQNEEGVGQAIRESGVSREELFITSKVWNSDQGYETTLQAFETTLEKLGLEYLDLYLVHWPVKGKYTESWKALETLYKDGRVRAIGVSNFHIHHLQDVFEIAEIKPMVNQVEYHPRLAQEELHAFCKEHNIQLEAWSPLMQGQLLDNPTLQEIATKYNKSTAQIILRWDLQNEVVTIPKSIKEHRIIENANIFDFELSADDMKAIQALNEDRRVGPDPDNFNF; from the coding sequence ATGATTTTAACAAATTTAAAAGACTATACAACATTACATAACGGTGTAAAAATGCCTTGGTTTGGTTTAGGTGTTTTTAAAGTAGAAGATGGTTCAGAAGTAATTGATTCTGTAAAAGCAGCAATTAAAAATGGCTACCGCAGCATCGATACTGCAGCAATCTATCAAAATGAAGAAGGCGTTGGGCAAGCGATTCGTGAATCCGGTGTTTCACGTGAAGAATTATTTATTACCTCAAAAGTATGGAATAGCGATCAAGGATATGAAACAACGCTTCAAGCATTTGAAACTACATTAGAGAAATTAGGTCTAGAATATTTAGATTTATATTTAGTACATTGGCCTGTAAAAGGGAAATATACTGAATCATGGAAAGCATTAGAAACACTTTATAAAGATGGCCGTGTTCGCGCTATCGGTGTGAGTAATTTCCACATTCACCACTTACAAGACGTATTTGAAATTGCTGAAATTAAGCCAATGGTCAACCAAGTGGAATACCACCCACGTTTAGCACAAGAAGAGTTACATGCATTCTGTAAAGAACATAATATCCAGCTTGAAGCTTGGTCACCATTAATGCAAGGACAACTACTAGATAATCCAACGTTACAAGAAATTGCGACAAAATATAATAAATCAACTGCGCAAATTATTTTACGTTGGGATTTACAAAACGAAGTTGTAACAATTCCCAAATCAATTAAAGAACATCGCATTATTGAAAATGCAAACATCTTCGACTTTGAATTAAGTGCTGATGATATGAAAGCAATTCAAGCTTTAAATGAAGATCGTCGCGTTGGTCCAGATCCAGATAACTTTAACTTCTAG
- the proC gene encoding pyrroline-5-carboxylate reductase — MLTKHRILFIGAGRMAEAIFSGLLKTSKEYIEEIIVSNRSNIEKLKQLQHQYNVSTTTDWKQHVTSVDTVVLAMPPSAHEELLAELSPLISNQLVVTVAAGIGPSYLEARLPKGTPVAWIMPNTAAEIGKSISLYTMGQSVNEIHQETLQLLLKGIGTSQLCTEEEVHQLTAVTGSAPAFLYYFAESLIEATKSYGVDEETAKHLVIQMISGSASMLEQTQNPANLREQVTTPGGSTAEGLKTLYEYNFSEAIQKAVEATNKKARGK, encoded by the coding sequence ATGCTAACTAAACATCGAATTTTATTTATTGGTGCCGGTCGTATGGCAGAAGCTATATTTTCCGGATTACTTAAAACAAGCAAAGAGTACATCGAAGAAATTATCGTCTCTAACCGAAGCAACATAGAAAAGCTAAAACAGTTACAACATCAATATAATGTGTCTACTACAACAGATTGGAAACAGCATGTTACATCTGTTGATACGGTTGTTTTAGCAATGCCACCTTCGGCTCATGAAGAGTTATTAGCTGAGCTATCTCCGTTAATATCAAATCAACTAGTCGTAACAGTAGCAGCTGGCATTGGACCATCTTATTTAGAAGCTAGACTCCCAAAAGGCACGCCTGTTGCTTGGATTATGCCTAATACAGCTGCTGAAATTGGAAAGTCTATCTCCTTATATACAATGGGACAATCAGTAAACGAGATACATCAAGAAACCCTGCAACTACTTTTAAAAGGTATTGGTACTTCGCAACTTTGTACTGAGGAAGAAGTTCATCAGCTTACTGCAGTTACTGGAAGTGCACCAGCCTTCCTTTATTACTTTGCTGAAAGCTTAATTGAAGCAACAAAAAGTTATGGAGTTGATGAAGAAACCGCAAAACATCTTGTCATTCAAATGATTTCTGGCTCTGCTTCTATGCTTGAACAAACGCAAAATCCAGCTAACCTTCGCGAACAAGTAACAACGCCAGGTGGTTCCACAGCTGAAGGTCTCAAAACTTTATACGAATATAATTTTTCAGAGGCAATTCAAAAAGCAGTAGAAGCAACAAACAAAAAAGCTAGGGGGAAATAA